A window of Hordeum vulgare subsp. vulgare chromosome 5H, MorexV3_pseudomolecules_assembly, whole genome shotgun sequence genomic DNA:
tctaatgtgttctttatttttcttaaaaTGCATCTGCAGAGAAACATCTTAGTGTCCCCACTTTACAAACCATACAGTTTGCGCTCCCAGGTTTGATCCAGTCTGTAAATTCACCTCTCTATCTAGTGTGTAAATTCACCTCCCAAAAGAGGTACAACTGGGGAGAAGACGAGAGGGCATGTGTAGAATTAGTGGTTTCTGTCGTGCTGCTACATGTAAAATTGGTGATGAGGGCATTTATGTTGGGTTTGTTCATATATAAGGTGTCTAATCTATTAAATTTAATTAGTGGTACATGTCAAGTGCTAATTTGGCTGCAGTTCTTTAGTGAGAGCAAGTAGTGTTTTTAAGAGTATATGACATGTAAACTGATTGTTGGTAAGCTTAGGGAAGCTACAACATATGAGGCTACATGGCTACATGCATATGTCATGTAGTCGAAAGTGATGTTCTGATGAGTTcgagtgcatttatgttttctcaTCATGCATGCAAAATTTCGCTACGAAATCACATTCGTCCTAGTGTGGGCAACCAAAAAATTTGATGCTTCAAAAGGGCTTCTATTTGAAGCATCGGTTTTGTTTTCTAACCCATACGTACACGAATGTGATTTCATAATGAAATTTTGCACACATGTTGAGGAAACATCAATATTTCTTGCTAAAAAATTCAGTTGTTTTTGTGTGTGCATTTTTACGGGTTTTACTGTTTGAGCTCAGGTATAGAACAGTCACGTCCATCTCATAATGCCTTTGTTTGCTACAGTATCCATCTGGTTGCTAAATTGTTTGGAGCAGCAAGCGGCAACACATCATAGGATGCATATCTCAATATCACCGGATCATGGTTAAGCTGACTACAATTACACAAACACAAGCTACTACAAGACATCCTGATTGTCGCGGATACCACCATTGAAGTAAATGTAATTTCCTAAAAAAGTAAGTAAATATGATTTCTTATAGTCTTCCACAACACTGCCACATAGAAATGTGGTCTATAAATAGTTTAGTACAACGCGATTAATCTCATAATTTGATTAATATTATCCATAGTTATTTCCGCCGTCTCAAACTAATTGTCACATAACTGGTATGAATATCTCGATTTTGTgctaaaaaaatatatttatctAACTATCCAAACATTGACTAAAAGCTGGAAACTTTATTGTATCCATGCATAGAAATGCTATCTTCTATTACTCTCACAGTAAGGGGTATCGCGGTTAGCCATTCCATCGCATCAATTTGCCttgatgagattgagtaagatgcTAGAGCGCATGGACGGTCCCAAGATTGAATGCAAGAATACATATTTATCACGGTTCAGTTATCAGAAGGATTCAATCAcatttctgtgacaacaaactatcacatgctttaggatttattttacatgcacatgtaaatattaTTACTACAAATATTCCAAATCTTAGAAAACAACATGCGGCGTATGCTGTGCATGGTTTGGTAGTATCCTCAGTTTTCCGCAGATAACACACAGACTATGCAGTGGCATCCATCAAGAGCacattcaccatagaccttgccGGAGTGGTACGTTTGTTTGCATAGTTTCAGACATGCATCTTTCGATGGACATGACTTGGAGGCATGGTGTATATCGCAACCCAGGGGGAAATATGATCCATCGTCTATTCTCTCCTTTGAAATAACACCTACACATTGAACGGTAATTAGAATGTTTCATACACATGTGAGTTAGAGAATAAGAACCATGCTGCCTTCAAAATACCTGAACAAAGCACCAAAAGGACGAGGCCTAGGATCACCAGCTTGGTAGTCGTCATCCCTGATATGGACCGTAGTGGGAattttttaaattagttatgtTTCCAATGGTGATATTACCTTTCTATCTTGCGGACGAATAGATCCGGAGGTAGCCTTTATATAGCAGCGatgatacttgtcatatgtggtATCAATTAATAATGTATTCTTATTTTTGAGAGAAATTAATAACATATTCTAACCCAGgtacttttttatttttattttatatttagaaATCAACTTATCGTGTTTGGTAAATACTTAGCATATACGGGCTCAAATTAGGACCCATTTAATGGGGGCGCTACTATGTATCGCTCATGGGCAACGGTACACACACTCCCTCTATAAACAAATGTAAGACGTTATATATGTTTAGTGTCTAGTCAGATTGGTCATCATCACACGAATAATTTTATGTTCGTAGATATGGTGAAATCTTGTGATGTGGCGCATTCACATAGTATGATTTAGTATGCTACTGAGGATTCGAGCCCACTCCCATCAACCATAAATACACTAATTTGGAACCGACAAGGGTCTTTCGATGAATTCCATCCAATTTGGCAGCTGCTGGTTTGGTGTGGTCGTGCTTGTTTTCTCGTACTATTATTGAATTTTCCAATGTAGGTATGCGTAAATGAGTGAATGGATTATCTTCAAGTGAACCTTTTTTTTATTGCAGCATCAGTTATCCGTTGTGTTCTTTAACTTTCTTAAAATGCATCTGCAGAGAAACATCATAGTGTCCCGACTTTAAAAACTCTAAAGTTTGCGCTCCCAGCTGTGATCCAGTATGTAAATTCACCTCCCTATCCAGTTTGTAAATTCACCTCCCAAAAGTGGTACAGCTGAGGAATAGATGAGAGGGCATGTGTAGAGCTAGtggttttctgtcttgatgcgacATGTAAAACTGCTGATGAGGGCATTTATGTTGGGTTTGTTCATATATAAGGTGTCCAAATTTATCTTTTGAATTTATTTAGTGGTACATGTCAAGTGCTAATGTTGCTGCACTTCTTTAGCAAGCAGTGTTTTTAACAATATATTACTTGTAAACTGAATCTTGGTAAGTTCAGAGTAGCTACAACATATGAGGCTACAAGGTTACATGCATATCTCATATAGTCGAAAGTGATGTTCGAGGGGCAGCGTCGATCCTGGGTAGGCTCGATGGAGTCGAACCAGAGGGAGACCGGTGGCTTCGATTCCTGATAGATTCGATCCATAGGGAACCGGCACCTTCGATCTCGAAGGAgcggggaggaggtggagaaccAGCGGCTACGAGAGAGAAAAGCACcggcggcggccatggaggaTCAATCGCACGAGTTGCAACGTGGAACTTTTTTTAACCtacctctaataccatgttaggaaatatgcaAAATGTATTCCCATGAGCCCATTtgccggtatatatacatgtacaggtgtagGATATGTAGAAAGTCCCTTATACAATAGGGTAAATATGAAAAAGTTACATGGCTATATATATGTACTCTAACATCGATGAGCTCGAGTGCATTGATGTTTTTTCATCATGCATACAAAATTTCGCTACCAAATCACATTTTTCCACGTGTGAGCAACAAAAGAAAATTGATGCTTCAAATGGGCTTCTATTTGAAGCATCGATTTTGTTTTTTAACCCATACCTACACGAATGTGATTTCATAATGAAATTTTGCACACATGTTTGAGGAAACATCAATATTTCTTACTAAAAAATTcagttttttttgcttttttacgGATTTTACTGCTTGAGCTAAGGTATAGAACAATCGCATCCATCTCATAATGCCTTTGTTTGCTACATTATCCATCTCGTTGCTGTATTGTCAGAAGAAGCAAGCGGCAACACATCATAGGATGCACATCTCAATATCACCGGATCATGGTTAAGCTGACTACGACTTACAGAaacacaagctacaacaagaCATCCTGATTGTCGCGGATACCACCATTGAAGTAAATATAATTTCCTAAAAAAAGTAAGTAAATATAGTTTCTTATAGTCTTCCACAACATTGCCACATAGAAATGTGGTATATAAATAGTTTAGTACAAGGCAATTAATCTAATAATTTGATTAATATTTTCCATAGTTATTGCCGCTGGCACAAACTAATTGTCACATAACCGGTATGAATATCTCGAGTTTGtgccaaaaatatatatttatctAACTATGCATACATTGACTAAAAGCTGGATACTTTATGGTATCCATGCAAGGAAATGCCATCTTCTATTACTCTCACAGTAAGGGGTATGGCGGTTAGCCATTCCATCGCATCAATTTGCCttcatgagattgagtaagatgcCAGAGCGTATGGACGTTCCCAAGATTGAATGCAAGAATACATTTATCACGGTTCAGTTATCACAGGATTCAATCATGTTTCTCTAAACACAAACTATCACATGCTTTAAGATTTATtttacatgcacatgtaaatattaTTACTAGAAATATTCCAAATCTTAGAAACCAACATGCCGCGCATGCCGTGCAAGTTTTGATAGTATCCTCAGTTTCCCGCAGCTAACACACAGACTATGCAGTGGCATCCGTCAAGAGCacattcaccatagaccttgccGGAGTGGTACATTTGTTTGCATAGTTTCATACATGCATCTTTCGATGGACATGACTTGGAGGCAACGTGTATACCGCAACCCTGCGGAAATATGATCCATCGTATACTCCCTCCTTTGAAATAAAACCTACAAATTGAACGGTAATTAGAATGTTTCATACACATGTGAGTTACAGAATAAGAACCATGTTGCCTGCAAAATACCTGAACAAAGCACCAAAAGGACGAGGCCTAGGAGCACCAGCTTGTTAGTCGTCATCCCTGATATGTACCGTAGAGGGAATTGTTTAAATTAGTTCTGTTTCCAATGATGATATTACCTTTCTATCTTGCGGATGAATAGATCTGGAGGGAGCCTTTATATAGCAGCCATGGTGCTTGTCATATGTGGTATCAATTAATAATGTATTCTTGTTTTTGAGAGAAATTAATAACATATTTTAACTTGGgtacttttttatttttattttttatttaaaaatcaACTTATCATGTTTGCTAAATATTTAGCATATACGGGCTCAAATTAGGACCCATTTAATGGGGGCGCTACTATGTATCGCTCATGGGCAACGGTACACACACTCCCTCTATAAACACATGTAAGGCGTTATATATGTTTAGTGTCTAGTCAGATTTATAATCATCAGATGAACAATTTTATGTTTGTAGAAATGGTGAACTCTTGTGATGTGGTGCATTCACAAAGTATGCTTTAATATGCTTTCGAGGGTTCGAGCCCACTCCCATCAACCATAAAGATACCAATTTGGAGGTGACAAGGGTCTTTTGATGAACTCCATCGTATTTGGTAGCTGCTGGTTTCGTGTGGTCGTGCTTGTTTTCCCATACTGTTGTTGAATTTGCCAATGTTGGGATGCGTAAATGAGAGAATGGATTATCTTGTATTGAACCTCTCTTTTATTGCAGCATCTGTTATCTCTTGTGTTCTTTCATTTTCTTAAAATGCATCTGCAGAGAAACATCTTCGTGTCCCCACTTTAAAAACTCTACAGTTTGCGCTCCTAGCTTTGATGCAGTTTGTAAGTTCACCTTCCAAAAGAGGTACATCCGAGGAGCAGATGAGAGGGCATGTGTAGAGCTAGTGATTTCTGTCTTGCTACTACATGTAAAACTGCTCATTAGGGCATTTATGTTGGGTATGTTCATATATAAGGTGTCTAAATTTATCTTCTGAATTTAATTAGTGGTACATGTCTAGTGCTAATGTTGCTGCAGTTCTTTAGCAAGCAGTGTTTCTTAAGAGTATATGACATGTAAACTGAATCTTGGTAATTAAGTTTAGGGAAGCTAGAGCATATGAGGCTACAGGGTTACATGCATATCTCATATACTCGAAAGTGATGTTCGAGGGGCAACGTCGATCCCGGGCACGCATGATGGAGTTGAACCAGAGGGAAACCGGTGGCTCTAATTCCTGATGGATTCGATCCAGAGGGAACCGCCGGCTTCGATCCAGAGGGAACCTTCGGCTTCTATCTAGAGGGAACTGCCGGCTATGAGAGAGAAAAGCAGCAGCGGCGTCCAGGAGGATCAGTCGCACGAGTTGCAACGTGCATAAAAATTGACCTAGCTCTAATATCATGTtaggaaatatgaaaaatatatttCCACGAagccataggccagtatatatacatgtacctgTATAGGATATgaaggaaaccccttatacaataggGTAAATATGAAAAGGTTACATGGCTATATATATGTACTCTAACATTGATGAGCTCGAGTGCATTGTTGTTTTTTCATCATGCATGCAAAATTTCGCTACGAAATCACATCCGTCCAGGTGTGGGCAACAAAAAACACTTGATGCTTTAAAAGGGCTGCTATTTGAAGGATCAATTTTCTTTTTTCACCAATACCTACACAAATGTGATTTCATAATGAAATTTTGCACACGTGTTGAGGAAACATCAATATTTCTTGCTAAAAAATTCAGTTTTTTTGTGGTATTTTTACGGATTTTACTCTTCATCCGAGCTCAAGTGAGCTCGGGTACAGAACAACTGCATCCATCTCATAATGCCCTTTGTTTTCTACAGTAGCCATCTGGTTGTTAAATTGTCTCGAGCAACAAGCAGCAACACATCATAGGATGCATATCCGAATATCACCGGATAATGGTTAAGCTGACTATAACTTTTAGAAACACTAGCTACAACAAGACATCCTGTTTGTCGCGGGTACCACCATTGAAGTAAATATAATTTCCTAAAAAACTAAGTAAATTTGATTTCTTATAGTCTTCCACAACATTGCCACATAGAAATGTAGTACATAAATAGTTTAGTACAAGACGATTAATCTCGTTATTAAATTAATATTATCTACAGTTATTGCTGCCGGTTGAAACTAATTGTCACATAACTAGTATGAATATCTCGAGTTTgagttaaaaatatatatttatctAACTATCCATACATCGACTAAAAATTTGGATACTTTATTGTATCGATGCATCGAAATGCTATCTTTTGTTACTCTCACAGTAAGGGGGTATGGCGGTTAGCCATTCCATCACATCAATTTCCTTTCATGAGATTGAGTAAAATGGAAGAGCATATGGATGGTCCCAAGATTGAATGCAACaatagaagggaagaagagaggaagaagagaggggagcgagagaggagaagaacagagaatgaTGAGAGACTCTGTTTCGGTTGTGCTTTTGTTCGCTGGAAACGACGCGGGAGAGGAACGTttgaacctttagtcccgggttgagccaccaaccaggaATAAAGGGGCGAGACGAACGGTTTCCATCACcacttagtcccggtttgaaccaccaaccgggactaaaggggggatacgaacggttgtcggcctattggtcccggttcgtgtatgaaaccgggacaaaaggggtgacacgaaccgggatcaatggcccacgatgcccggccggcgccctggcctcaagaaccgggaccgatgcccccatgggtcccggttcgtgagtgaaccaGGACTAATAGGATTTCAGCCCTGGaccaaagccttgttttctactagtggttgaGGGAACATCAATATTTCTTGCtaaaaaattcaattttttttttgcatttttacgGATTTTGCTGTTCATCCGAGCTCAAGTGAGCGCGGGTATAGAACAGTTGCGTCCATCTCATAATgcctttgtttgctacaatatccATCCGGTTGCTAAACTGTAtggagtagcaagtagcaacacatCATAGGATGCATATCTCAATATCACCGGATCATGGCTAAGCTGGCTACAACTTACAGAaacacaagctacaacaagaCATCCTGATTGTCGCGGATACCACCATTGAAGTAAATATAATTTCCTAAAAAAAAGTACGTAAATATGATTTCTTATAGTCTTCCACAACATTGCCACATACAAATGTAGTATATAAATAGTTTAGTACCAGACGATTAATCTCATCATTTGATTAATATTATCCATAGTTATTGCCGCCAGCTCAAACTAATTGTCACATAACTGGTATGAATATCTTGAGTTTGAGTTAAAAATGTATATTTATCTGACTATCCATACATTGACTAAAAGCTGGATACTTTATTGTATCGATGCATAGAAATGCTATCTTCTATAACTCTCACAGTAAGGTGGTATGGCGGTTAGCCATTCCATCGCATCAATTTGCCTTCATGAGATTGATTAAGATGCCAGAGCGTAAGGAGCGTCCCAAGATTGAATGCGAGAATACATTTATCACGGTTCAGTTATCAGAAGGATTCGATCATGTTTCTCTGAACACAAACTATCACATGCTTTAAGATATATtctacatgcacatgtaaatattaTTACTAAAAATATTCCAAATCTTAGAAAACAACATGCAGCGTACGCCGTGCAAGGTTTGGTAGTATCCTTAGTTTCCTGCAGATAACACACAGACTATGCAGTGGCATCCATCACGAGCacattcaccatagaccttgccGGAGTGGTACGTTTGTTTGCATAGTTTCAGACATTCATCTTTGGATGGACATGACTTGGAGGCAACATGTATATCGCAACTGTGGGGGAAATATGATCCCTCGTCTATTCTGTCCTTTGAAATAACACCTACAAATTGAACGGTAATTAGAATGTTTCATACACGTGTGAGTTAGAGAATAAGAACCATGCTGTCTGCAAAATACCTGAACAAAGCACCAAAAGGACGAGGCCTAGGAGCACCAGCTTGGTAGTCGTCATCCTTGATAAGGACCGTAGAGGGAACTGTTTAAATTAGTTCTGTTTCCAATGGTGATATTACCTTTCCATCTTGCGGATGAATAGATCCGGAGGGAGCCTTTATATAGCAGCCATGGTGCTTGTCATATGTAGTATCAATTAATAATGTATTCTTACTTCTGAGAGAAATTAATAACATATTCTAACTAAGgtacttttttatttttatttttatttagaaaTCAACTTATCATGTTTGCTAAATATTTCGCATATACGGGCTCAAATTATGACCCATTTAATGGGGGCCCTACTATGTATCGCTCATGGGCAACGGTACGCACACCCCATCTATAAACACATGTAATGCGTTATATATGTTTAGTGTCTAGTCAGATTGATCATCGTCACACGAATAATTTTATGTTTGTAGAAATAGTGAAATCTTGTGATCTGGCGCACTCACATAGTATGATTTAATATGATTTCGAGGATTCGAGCCCACTCCCATCAACCATAAATACACCAATTTGGAACCGACGAGGGTCTTTCAATGAATTCCATCCTATTTGGTAGCTGCTGGTTTGGTGTGGTCATGCTTGTTTTCTCGTACTGTTGTTGAATTTCCCAATGTAGGCATGCATAAATGAGTGAATGGCTTATCTTGAAGTAAACCTCTTTTTTATTGCAACATCagttatctaatgtgttctttatttttcttaaaaTGCATCTGCAGAGAAACATCTTAGTGTCCCCACTTTACAAACCATACAGTTTGCGCTCCCAGGTTTGATCCAGTCTGTAAATTCACCTCTCTATCTAGTGTGTAAATTCACCTCCCAAAAGAGGTACAACTGGGGAGAAGACGAGAGGGCATGTGTAGAATTAGTGGTTTCTGTCGTGCTGCTACATGTAAAATTGGTGATGAGGGCATTTATGTTGGGTTTGTTCATATATAAGGTGTCTAATCTATTAAATTTAATTAGTGGTACATGTCAAGTGCTAATTTGGCTGCAGTTCTTTAGTGAGAGCAAGTAGTGTTTTTAAGAGTATATGACATGTAAACTGATTGTTGGTAAGCTTAGGGAAGCTACAACATATGAGGCTACATGGCTACATGCATATGTCATGTAGTCGAAAGTGATGTTCTGATGAGTTcgagtgcatttatgttttctcaTCATGCATGCAAAATTTCGCTACGAAATCACATTCGTCCTAGTGTGGGCAACCAAAAAATTTGATGCTTCAAAAGGGCTTCTATTTGAAGCATCGGTTTTGTTTTCTAACCCATACGTACACGAATGTGATTTCATAATGAAATTTTGCACACATGTTGTGGAAACATCAATATTTCTTGCTAAAAAATTCAGTTGTTTTTGTGTGTGCATTTTTACGGGTTTTACTGTTTGAGCTCAGGTATAGAACAGTCACGTCCATCTCATAATGCCTTTGTTTGCTACAGTATCCATCTGGTTGCTAAATTGTTTGGAGCAGCAAGCGGCAACACATCATAGGATGCATATCTCAATATCACCGGATCATGGTTAAGCTGACTACAATTACACAAACACAAGCTACTACAAGACATCCTGATTGTCGCGGATACCACCATTGAAGTAAATGTAATTTCCTAAAAAAGTAAGTAAATATGATTTCTTATAGTCTTCCACAACACTGCCACATAGAAATGTGGTCTATAAATAGTTTAGTACAAGGCGATTAATCTCATAATTTGATTAATATTATCCATAGTTATTTCCGCCGTCTCAAACTAATTGTCACATAACTGGTATGAATATCTCGATTTTGTgctaaaaaaatatatttatctAACTATCCAAACATTGACTAAAAGCTGGAAACTTTATTGTATCCATGCATAGAAATGCTATCTTCTATTACTCTCACAGTAAGGGGTATCGCGGTTAGCCATTCCATCGCATCAATTTGCCttgatgagattgagtaagatgcTAGAGCGCATGGACGGTCCCAAGATTGAATGCAAGAATACATATTTATCACGGTTCAGTTATCAGAAGGATTCAATCAcatttctgtgacaacaaactatcacatgctttaggatttattttacatgcacatgtaaatattaTTACTACAAATATTCCAAATCTTAGAAAACAACATGCGGCGTATGCTGTGCATGGTTTGGTAGTATCCTCAGTTTCCCGCAGATAACACACAGACTATGCAGTGGCATCCATCAAGAGCacattcaccatagaccttgccGGAGTGGTACGTTTGTTTGCATAGTTTCAGACATGCATCTTTCGATGGACATGACTTGGAGGCATGGTGTATATCGCAACCCAGGGGGAAATATGATCC
This region includes:
- the LOC123399565 gene encoding uncharacterized protein LOC123399565, yielding MTTTKLVLLGLVLLVLCSGVISKDRIDEGSYFPHSCDIHVASKSCPSKDECLKLCKQTYHSGKVYGECARDGCHCIVCVLSAGN